The region AATTTAATCAATTATGTAATTAGGCACCCTCTTTAAGAAGGGAATGGAATATTCCTGCCCCCTTTGCGCACCCATTTAGTTTCTTCCGTAACCCGGTAGATTTTCTCACGTGACCGGCACAACTTCCTTTCTTGTGGCAGCCGTCGAGAAAAATGGTGAGGATTTTAACGAAACCGAGCAATCTGAATCAATCCTGTGTATTATCCATGTTTAACGACCCTGAGGAAGAGTTTTAAATACACCTCGAGTTGTGCGCTAGAGTTTGAGCCCAGTATTTAAAAAGATGACTTTGAaataaagtgagttttgagtgATGAAACGATGACTGCTCGAAGCTAACTGAAGTTTAGCGGTGGTCTGTGCTGTTTAGTCTGTTAGCGTAGCGTGCGATTTAAAACCGCTGTAAAGCTGCATTCATAAATGCGTAAAGTTAATATTATAGAACTGTTTTGGGATATTGTGGCTTTCAGCAGTCAACAGCcatgaaaacacacttaaaCGACAGCTTGTTATAACCTGTTTGTTTAGGCGGAACGAGTTGAGTGCGAGCTGACATGCGTTTCCAAAGCATTAACATCAGAAACCTCTGACATTATTAGTAGGTAATTGTTCATGAAGGGAACTGAACTTCAATAACTATGCATCTGTATGCTTTTGATACGTATTCACAGTTCTAGGAGTCTCTATAAAAGCTATCTTTTATTAACACATAAATGGTTTGATGTGATTAAATGCTAATGaatgctgtgtgtttgtaggcAAAGATCAAGGCCAGAGACCTGCGTGGAAAGAAAAAGGAGGAGCTGCTGAAGCAGCTGGATGATCTGAAGGTGGAACTTTCCCAGCTCCGCGTTGCCAAGGTTACCGGTGGAGCTGCATCCAAACTCTCCAAGATGTGAGTGATGGGATGGAGCTGGTTGTGTTCGTCTGTTCAGCAAACATCAGCATTATTGGaggcctgaatgcactgtaaagGAAGAACAATGATTTGGGGCCCCTTCTGTTTCAATGCGAGCTTTGTGATGGGAAtgcgtgtgtgtattttgtTCTTTAGTGTATTCTGATCCAAGAACAAGGACGTTCAGTATTCACACAATTTCTCCAGGTCTTAAAGTCTTCATTAGCCCTTCTATAAGTCAATTAATCAGAGTGGAAAGTCCTAAATTCTAGTTGTGGCACAAAATGTTGCAtgcatttcctcttttttttttttggtacaaatatacaaacatCTTTAAATCTATCAAGAACGAGTTAGAAAACTAAGCTAAGATGAGCAGTTTATAATGGGGTGTGAGCCATTTCCCTCTGAACTTTTTTTGTTTCCGGTGTAAACTCATTCTTGATCAGTTTTATcagaaaataaaactgttttatgcCATTTTACtttaagtaaatgcattttgatgtGAGAAACTTTATACATTTGCTTTGGAAAACAAGATAAATGCTGGGGAAGGACATTACAAAGTCTTAAGTTTACCTttataaaacctgcagaaaccctgtttgTGTATCTGTTCCATAttcaaaacatgttttgaaatagttttcagccttatttattttgagtttgCCAAAAATTGAACTCTGGAGTTAATTGAATTAAATGGAAAGCATCATTCTAATGTTTATTTCCTCTCTTTTCAGCCGCGTTGTCCGCAAGTCCATCGCCAGAGTTCTCACAGTCATCAACCAGACACAGAAGGAGAATCTGAGGAAGTTTTACAAGGTCAGCTTAACGCCACTGAAATGAATTCATACACGCACACAAGAGACTCTTGTGTAACACCTTGAAGTCATTTTTAGATGGTGTAAAGATGGTGTAAGTTTGTTCGAACGAACTTGAGACAAACTTTCTTTTAGAACAAATGCACTTAGGAGAGTTTGATCGAGTTGCATAAACGGCAGTGTTTGTGTTGAAGTGGGAAGCTGTAATGGCCATTAGTGTCCTGTTACATTCATTATTGTATTCAGGCAACATGCACTGTTATAAGACACAAACTACTCCAGCAAGGCGATCACCCAGCACTCCTCCTGCTGAAGTGGAGCTAGTGTGAATATTCTCTTGCTAAAGAATTATGACTGTTCACGGCGGAGTCTTTAAATGACACTCATCTGCTGTGAGCAGCCGACAACACCTTTGTCTCCTATCATTTATTGAACTAAAGCTGTAGTCCAAATTGAAAAGACCGTTTACTGGACAACCCAGTTACTTTGTCTTGGAAATGTATGTCAATACTTTATAATGTAGtagtttattaatttaacacctagttttttttttgtttgttttttttttaaagtatatatttatatatttttttcattctcaTTTATATTACCTGTCatcaattttattatatttaattgatGTTTGGTATATTGATCCCTTCAACGCTTCAGTCGACCCTTTTTCATATTTCTGGATTTCTCAGAAGCAAAAGTCATTTGAATGGAATTTACAAAGTATAATTTTTGTATTCCCACTTAtaatagaaagagaaaatctACAGTAAGTTTTTCTATGAGCATTTCTATTTGGAGATGTTAAATTTGCTGTCACTTCCTCGGC is a window of Onychostoma macrolepis isolate SWU-2019 chromosome 21, ASM1243209v1, whole genome shotgun sequence DNA encoding:
- the rpl35 gene encoding large ribosomal subunit protein uL29, producing the protein MAKIKARDLRGKKKEELLKQLDDLKVELSQLRVAKVTGGAASKLSKIRVVRKSIARVLTVINQTQKENLRKFYKGKKYKPLDLRPKKTRAIRRLLTKHEQNLMTKKMQRKSRLYSIRKFAVKA